AGTTTGCCACAGTGTCCTATAAAATTTGTGTCATTTAGACAAGCTGGCAATTGTGTGGATTCTGCATCGATTCAGTGCTTCAATTAAAGCAAACTAACAGAAGCACATGTGGTACAATACCCAGATAATTGCTCTCTTTTTGCTCTCAAAACAGCCTCAATTCTTCATGGCATAGATTGCCATAGATTTCTTTTGAGATCCTGGTCCATGTTGATATGAGGGCATCAGAAATGTCTGCTGGGTTTTCTGGGTTTTCTGCTGGTGCACTTCATGCTGTAAATagcacatcccaaaggtgttcaatggATTCAGATCTAGTGACTGGGAAGGCCACTGAAGAACACTGTCATATTCATGAAacatttgctttgtgacatATTCGTGCTGGTAGTAGCCATTAGATTAGTGTAAATCGCAGCCATGAAGGGATTCACAAGGTccgcaaaaataaacaaatatgatAGGGCATTTATACCATAATTAATTGCCAAGAAATGATTCCGTTCACCATTGCACCAACTCTAGCATGGTCCATGGATTCATTCTGTTGGTTCCAAATCCTGAATATACCATCTGTGTGCCTCAGCAGAAATCAAGATACATCAAAACAGGCCACATTTTTCCActcttcagctgtccagactTGGTGAGCCTGTGTCTACAGCCTCAGCTATCTGTTCTTTGCTGACGTGGTGAGTGTACACGTCTTTAATATTATAGCCATACAAATGTTATGTATGCGAGTATGTAAACAATACTGCTTCATAGTCACACATCAAGTATCAGTATAGAGCTGTTTCATTACGCAAAGAGTGGCAACTTcattgcaattaaaaaaaagtttggtaGCATTCTGTTTACGTCTGTGTATAATTTTACTGTAGTTATTGTCTGGATATTTTTAGTCCTTGTACTTGTAGAAAATTTTAGAAGATTTCTTTTCTGACACACAGGTTAAGATGCCACCATGGCACAGAGGGTTGGAAGTGGTCAGAAGTGTGGGGTGCCTGCAGTAGTTTTATGTCTGGTTGCTCTATTATGTGCCAACCTGCTTCTTTATGTCTATCTGGATGCTTTATATGAGGGCACTTCAACACCTTCAACACACATGCACTGCCCACCAGGCTATTTTAAGGTGGGCACTATGAAAAACTGCACTCCGTGGTTGCAGTGCCCTGAAATACGTGCTAATGTTCGTCGTCTCAGACTGATTGGACAGGGAGCTGTTAAGCAGGTATATATACTTTTCAAATAATGTAGATATATTTAGGTGACATGATGCAATGTTTCTAGTGTACTTGCCATAATGCTACATGTAGGAATTAACAAGTTGTTTCATGGTGTGTTTCAGGTATACCTTTCAGAATGGCAGGGGCAAAAAGTAGCCCTGTGTGTCTTGTCATCAGAACAGTATAAAGCTGATTTCCTTCATGGGGTGTCCATGATCCGTTCCTTGCAGAGTGTGCGTGTAGTAGAactagtgggtgtgtgtgaagaagATGGAGTATTTGTTACTGAGTACCACCCTTTGGGATCAGCACTAACACTTGATTCTACTCTTGCTCAAGAACGTTACCGCAGTCAGGACACATGGCATGTACGGCTGCGTCTGGCACTAGATTACGTTGTCTTCCTGGTGTTTTTACACAACAGCCCAGTGGGTACCCGTGTCATGTGTGACTCTAATGATCTATACAAAACTCTTAGTCAATTCTTGCTTACCTCTGACCTACGGCTTTTGGCGAATGATCTGGATGCCCTGCCGTTGGTAAAGCATGGGAGTCAGGGCATTAAGTGTGGTCATCGTCAGCTGATAGGTGATTTTGTGGCTCCAGAGCAGCGGTGGCCTTACGGTAAGGAGGTGCCTTTCTCAGATGACCTCATGCCAGGCTACGACGAAAAGTCAGACATCTGGAAGATTCCAGATGTGACCCAATTTCTGTTGGGTCATGTATCAGGAAGCGATGTTATCCACTTGCAGCTCTTTCAGATCCATGCAGATTGTAAGAGGCCAAATCCTAAGCTGCGGCCATCAGCGAATGACGTCCTCCATGTTTATCGCTCTGTTTATGATGGCATGAAGGAAAGTCACACAGAAAGCAGCAGAGACATGCTGTGAATTACTGATGAGTCAGTTCCTGTGTTAAAATAGCAAGTAAAAATGTTAACTCTATTCAAGAAAGTTAAAAATGCAGTCTAGAGCCATGTAAAAGTGGTGAGCAAGTGTTAAAAACAATGGGCAATAAAAGATTTATGCATCATTTAGTAAAAAGCAGCAGACATTTAATAAAGATTGGAATAGTTACAAATCACTTcgtctttttattatttaaaatcataagagttgtttttttttatatccaatTATAAATTTGTATATATTAGTATTTAAAATTGACATTGTTTTGACAAATATACCTTTGTACTAGGCAACAGTGCGTGTAAAAGTGCAtcattgaaatgaaataaaaaaaaaacagatttatgaGGATTGTTAAAACAGACCATGGAAATAAAGTAGACTCAGATGTTCTTGATGACACAAAAAAATTATCTGAGTATGTTTATGGgtaaaaaaatgcagtttcaTTTAGGAAATTGATTTTGAAGTGTTGAGTCACAAGGTTGAAGTTGAAGGCTGAAAGACTGTtatgaaaaaaagcatatcctggttcacccacagagaaaaccactggagctgagagcatcactttgagcacagagtaagtcatgatctactgttgtaatgttacaacaaattcacaacttgtttgacacaaacaatgagattttgactgctgttagagatgtttcccagataatcagcatgagTTTTTAGCTAACTTAgctaacagttttacagcctgttcactgacacctgctcagaacatgtagtctagtgccagtggttctcaaactgggggccccgAGATgttgccagggggccccggctttatgacattttataaaataatgaatttatcataaattctgtgtaattaaatctcagaaaaataaggctactaaccaacagcactacattgtataattttatatgttttgtttaattaaaatatcaggttttggaatgttttatgtcataaatgtttttttttgggggtggggcAAGTAGGGATGCACTGTATACAATGTCACTCGTTTTAACTGTTtagtttttaaacagtttttaaaatgtatttgtttggtGACATGAACAAAAGCACTATTTTCCCCTTATTCTAATATTGAACTCTCCTAATTgtctctattttctctctcactgcagCAGTCCAAAGACCTTCATTAGTGCataaatgaaggtttttgttTAGGCTACGAGTTTAAAAGCGGTCTGAATGAACACGAAGCACAATAACGCCGAGTGTCGGTGCTGCAGTGAACTAACAGTGACAACTTAAACAGCAATGGCGCCTTTAACAAGCACGCACTGATATAGGAACCGGAAATACGTCATTTGTTGTCTACGCGAATTGGCGACAGTTCGGATGTTCGCATTAATGGAGGTTTGCAGTGTTTGTAGTTGTAGCTCTAGTGCTTGTCTGCCCGGTGCTAACTAATAGCGAGCGGTAAAGCAGAGGCTGCGAGTCGACCGGTTTGTTTTGTATTCAAAACGGAGCCGCCGAGCGCAACACTGCCATTATGAGCTCGGGGGAACCGAGCGGCAGCATCGATCCAGAGGAAACTCGGCTCACCAGCGACTCCGACAAAGTGCTCcgtgaggaagagaaggaggaagatGATGTCCGCTCGAAACCGCCGTCTCCCGAGAGCAGGCGCGAGAATTCTCCAGCTCCGAGTAGTTCGCGGCCTGAATCAGCGGCGTGTGGCGGAGCTCCGAGCGCCGGCTTCAGAGCATCAAGTCCGCGCGATTCGCTCTTCTTATGGCTGCGGAACCGAAGTGTACGCAGAGGGCCGCTTGTAGATCCGATCCGGGATAACTTTCGGACTATGACTCGTCTTTATTCCTCAATGAGCCCTGCTACGGACTCAATGAACCTCAGCACCAAAACGCACGGTGCCGTGTTTAACCTAGAGTACTCACCTGACGGGTAAGGAAGTTCTCTTCTTCTCATAAACCCACTGCAGGACAGAGGtctaaacctgtgtgtgtgtgtgtgtgtgtgtgtgtttaggtcggTGCTGACTGTGGCCTGTGAGCAGACTGAAGTGCTGCTGTTCGATCCGGTTTCATCCAAACACATCAAAACGCTGGTGGAAGCTCATGAGGACTGCGTGAACAACATCAGGTACATCAGGTCATCAGCTGCTCCATGGGCCTTAAGTATCAGCATCGTGCATAGAAACTCATTTAGTTCTGAACACTGAGATGGTGTAATTTAGGAAAATGTGCCAGTAAACGATTAGAAAGGAGCAAGAATGGAATTAGTGGTCAAAGGTTATTGGTATAAAATGTGCACTAGTTCATGTCTACTTCAGATCTATTTGACAGCATGTAAGATACTGATGTACTGACCATGTGGAAACAGAGCTTGATTACCTGTTAGCAGTGTTCAGCTGCAGTAGTGAGTCAGCTCAATAGGATGCATGTTTTATAACTTAGAAGTGCAACTCTGGTCCTTTTCAGGTCAATATCCGATACAAAATTTCAGCTGATGTCATTATGGAAAGTGTGACAAAACCTTCCTCTCGGTCACATAAAGGTATCGAGACATAACGTAACATTAGACGAGAACAATCAGTGATGGGGAGGGTTGTATGATTCAGTCTGATTCAAAGAGGAGGGATGATTACCTATAATAAAGGCTGCTTggtgaaataaaaatcagacgTTTTATGTTGTAATTTCACATTGGAAGaagttctgacatgatttactttagttaattttttttttagatcacaAATCCATGCCATTTGAACAGTGTAGCCCGCATAACCATTTTAAAGATCTCAAAGAAAATGAATTTTCAGCAATTAGCAATTGCGTATTTTTAAATAGCGCTTCTGCAATATATGTCCCTGTATAAATTACTTCTTTAGAAATGATCATGTACTAAATTGAACACATTCATATGAAAATGTCGCTTTTTTATATTGAGTCATGGTATGAttaaaaactaatcaacaccgtCTGACCAACCAGATTTGAGAACATAACAGTGCTGCGGAAAGCTGTATGATTTGtgtattaaatttttttgcgCTGTGAAGAAGTGTCATTTGTActtgaaaatgtcattttaagttCACATGTAGAGCCTTTTCAGTATTATTTGTACTGTTCTcttctattttatatttcaacagACACATCTTTAGACACGTAGACATAACTGAATTTATCTCTCCTCAGTAGTCTGAATATTGTACGTAAAGTCTGGTTACAAACCGATTCTCTGATTGTTCTGCAGGTTTCTGGATAACCGGTTGTTTGCCACCTGTTCTGATGACACCACCATTGCATTGTGGGACTTAAGAAAACTGAACTCAAAGGTGTGTTCATTGCATGGCCATGCTAGCTGGGTGAAGAATATTGagtacgacacacacacacgcttgcttGTTACTTCTGGCTTTGATGGAAATGTCATCACCTGGGACACCAACAGGTTTGTGCTTCTAGATTCTCAGACCATCTTGCGTGCAGCTTGTGTTTAACGGGCTCTAACTGGGGTGTATGTGTGCAGGTTCACAGAAGACGGTTGTCCCCATAAGAAGTTCTTTCACACGCGCTACCTGATGCGAATGCGTCTAACGCCAGACTGCAGTAAGATGCTTATCTCCACCTCTTCTGGTTACCTGCTTATCTTGCATGATCTTGACCTCACCCAGAGCCTAGAGGTCGGCAGCTACCGCATACTACGGGCTCGACGCACCCCACTCAGCACAGGTATGCATGTAAAACCTCTTAAACAtgctctattaaaaaaaaaaaaaaatgctttcactCACAGCATTTGAAGATTTGCTCTGAACAAACATTCAGCAGAGCAGCAGAATGAAAAATAAGTGATTTGTAAGAAGTAACCCTAGAGtttaatttttacttaaaatctgttaaaatgattaaaatctaAACTGAACACACCTtgagttcagtttttttttttttatctttatccaAGGTCAGTGAATTAAGTTGCAGAATATCCTTGTTTTTCAACTTTACATGTAGAAAtgtgtggacacctgatcatcactATCATTCCCTAAACTCTTGTCACAATgttagaagcacacaattgtataggatGTTATAACTTCTCTTAATTTTAACTAAGGAgtccaaacatgttccagcatcaCAATTCGTCTCTTCACAAAGTTTGCTTCAGAGTTTTTCAAGGTTGCTATTGTGTCTGCAACTCTGACTGAAACTCAGGCCTCATCTTATACCATTACTGCCTGACCCCACAAATTATTTTGTAGCTGAATGGGCAAATCAATCCCCAAAGCCATGTACCAATATCCAgtggaaagcctttccagaaaTGTGGAAGTtaattataacagcaaatggAGAGCTACATCTTTATGgggtagtggtggctcaagtggttaaggctttgccaagataccactgttgggcccctgagcaaggccctaaaccctccctgctccagggacGCTGTATCATAACTGCACTCCGACCCCAACCCCagcagttgggatatgtgaggaaaagaattccactgtgctgtaatgtatatgtggcgataataaaggcttctttgccccaattcattcattcattcattccttcattccttcattccttcattcatattGAGCTGTATAAAAAGCACAGGTGGATGGATGTATGGTatggtgtccacaaacctttagcCATGTATTGTATTTGTAGTATAAATAAGTATTCTTTGACTGAGATTGGGAactgggaaaaaataaatggttTCTTCCCTTCCAGAAGGTTCTTCAACTGGCTCCAGGACATCAGGCTCTCGCCATGGAAACGACAACAAAGCTCATCCTCATAGAGAAGGTcagctgatttttatttatttttaaactattttctGTATTGTTCATTTGTCAAATCCAACCCACCAATTTATGCTCTTAATAACACTTTTACTAAGAAAATACATATTTAGGAGTCTTcctaaatgtttttcaaaatgtctcacCAAATCTTGGACTTTTTAATGAGTGTGAAGGATCTCATATACCTGCTCTTGTTGAGACagtataaataatgtaagattCTATTGGTGTAATACTATAAGATCTGCTAAAATATCTACCTTGACCCTGCTATGAAAACTGCCAGTGATTCTAGCATGGCATTAaaagagcaataaaaaaaaccaaTCCACTAACTCGCTCTCCATATCATAATAGCTACTAACCAGGGAGGGTGAAGGCTAGTATATGCTTCCCTATGATGCATGAAGCCAGTTGCCATAGGTTTTTCACTTGCAGCACATGCTTTGTCACAGGGCAGCTGAAATGACTTGCTTTCGTTTACATAAGCTAACAGAGAGCCAGAATTGGCTAGCGTCACTCATGTTGACGGAGGATAGTGTTGGTACACTGTGGCATCATTAGGGTTTGAACTTGTTTCAAAGAATTTAAAGAACACAAATTTCAGTGTATGTcatttaacagtgtgtgtgttttcaggtttaTCTCCTAGGAACAGTCTGGAGGTTTTGACCCCAGAGATCCCAGGGGAGAAGGACCGAGGGAACTGCATCACTTCACTGCAACTGCACCCTAAAGGCTGGGCCACACTCCTGCGCTGCTCCAGCAACATGGACGACCAGGAGGTCAGAAACACATCATAACAGCATTGTAGTTTCACTGATGTCAAGTGTAATCATCTCACTTATGTAAACATGTTACATGGACCCAGAGCTGTGGATAACGTTTACAGTAATGCAGAGTAAACTGCATTCACATCTGTTGGGTGCTGACAGGTTTATACAGGAAAGCCACTTACTGCAGAGGTTGCATTTAAACACAATCATTCTTTCTGTGTTCATGGacaagaggttttttttttttgttgttttttgtcattttcaattaattttaGGTCatccatgatttaaaaaaaaaaaaaaatattcagaagctaaattgaaataaaaattgtataaatGCTATTTGCTGTTCCCTTTCCACTAGTACAGTGTGATACCTCAGCAGGGCTAAACTTTGAGAAAGGGAACATTAGAAACCAGAAGCGGTAGTCAGGAagcagtttttttctttgtcaaatTCAGAGGTGACAAAGCCGAACAGAATGACTTGTAAACTGTGTGATcactctgcttctctctttgcAGTGGACGTGTGTGTACGAGTTTCAGGAGGGAGCTCCTCCTCGGCCGCCGGTCTCTCCTCGCTGCTCTCTCCGACTCACACACTACATTGAGGAGGCCAACGTGGGCCGTGGCTACATCAAGGAGCTATGCTTCAGCCCGGACGGGCGCCTTATCTGCTCTCCATACGGTTACGGTGTGCGTCTGTTGGCCTTTGATGAACACTGTGCGGAGCTTGAGGAGTGCGTGCCTGAGCGTACGGCGCTGCTACGTGAGGTTCGCTCGATCTACTCCCACAGTGACGTGGTGCTCACCTCCAAGTTCTCACCCACGCACTGTCAGCTGGCCTCAGGATGCCTTAGCGGACGTGTAGCACTGTACCAACCCCacttttaacaaaaacacaccattTTCTGTCAGGTCGATCCCTAGAGGGgtttgtgttcacagtgtgagagtgcagttttgtgtaaatgatttgagtgtttttacaacagtttgttttgtgttctttaAACTGTGTAATCTCTCCATTTCTTCTGAATGTACATGTGCAGTAATGAGAGAAATAGCCATTAAATGGTTTGCAGAGTGCATGCCTCTGATTCGGAGGGGGCTTGGGGGGGTGCATGCAGAGTGATGGTTTGTGCACATAGTGGTACTAAAACTGCAGAGTTTATTTTGCAGTCTTTACAACTCTGCAT
The Tachysurus vachellii isolate PV-2020 chromosome 6, HZAU_Pvac_v1, whole genome shotgun sequence genome window above contains:
- the pomk gene encoding protein O-mannose kinase, which translates into the protein MAQRVGSGQKCGVPAVVLCLVALLCANLLLYVYLDALYEGTSTPSTHMHCPPGYFKVGTMKNCTPWLQCPEIRANVRRLRLIGQGAVKQVYLSEWQGQKVALCVLSSEQYKADFLHGVSMIRSLQSVRVVELVGVCEEDGVFVTEYHPLGSALTLDSTLAQERYRSQDTWHVRLRLALDYVVFLVFLHNSPVGTRVMCDSNDLYKTLSQFLLTSDLRLLANDLDALPLVKHGSQGIKCGHRQLIGDFVAPEQRWPYGKEVPFSDDLMPGYDEKSDIWKIPDVTQFLLGHVSGSDVIHLQLFQIHADCKRPNPKLRPSANDVLHVYRSVYDGMKESHTESSRDML
- the wdr32 gene encoding DDB1- and CUL4-associated factor 10 isoform X2; translation: MSSGEPSGSIDPEETRLTSDSDKVLREEEKEEDDVRSKPPSPESRRENSPAPSSSRPESAACGGAPSAGFRASSPRDSLFLWLRNRSVRRGPLVDPIRDNFRTMTRLYSSMSPATDSMNLSTKTHGAVFNLEYSPDGSVLTVACEQTEVLLFDPVSSKHIKTLVEAHEDCVNNIRFLDNRLFATCSDDTTIALWDLRKLNSKVCSLHGHASWVKNIEYDTHTRLLVTSGFDGNVITWDTNRFTEDGCPHKKFFHTRYLMRMRLTPDCSKMLISTSSGYLLILHDLDLTQSLEVGSYRILRARRTPLSTGSSTGSRTSGSRHGNDNKAHPHREGLSPRNSLEVLTPEIPGEKDRGNCITSLQLHPKGWATLLRCSSNMDDQEWTCVYEFQEGAPPRPPVSPRCSLRLTHYIEEANVGRGYIKELCFSPDGRLICSPYGYGVRLLAFDEHCAELEECVPERTALLREVRSIYSHSDVVLTSKFSPTHCQLASGCLSGRVALYQPHF
- the wdr32 gene encoding DDB1- and CUL4-associated factor 10 isoform X1, giving the protein MSSGEPSGSIDPEETRLTSDSDKVLREEEKEEDDVRSKPPSPESRRENSPAPSSSRPESAACGGAPSAGFRASSPRDSLFLWLRNRSVRRGPLVDPIRDNFRTMTRLYSSMSPATDSMNLSTKTHGAVFNLEYSPDGSVLTVACEQTEVLLFDPVSSKHIKTLVEAHEDCVNNIRFLDNRLFATCSDDTTIALWDLRKLNSKVCSLHGHASWVKNIEYDTHTRLLVTSGFDGNVITWDTNRFTEDGCPHKKFFHTRYLMRMRLTPDCSKMLISTSSGYLLILHDLDLTQSLEVGSYRILRARRTPLSTEGSSTGSRTSGSRHGNDNKAHPHREGLSPRNSLEVLTPEIPGEKDRGNCITSLQLHPKGWATLLRCSSNMDDQEWTCVYEFQEGAPPRPPVSPRCSLRLTHYIEEANVGRGYIKELCFSPDGRLICSPYGYGVRLLAFDEHCAELEECVPERTALLREVRSIYSHSDVVLTSKFSPTHCQLASGCLSGRVALYQPHF